In Paenibacillus sp. 1781tsa1, one DNA window encodes the following:
- a CDS encoding stalk domain-containing protein, whose protein sequence is MFIKRVGKIAAATVITLSVLGSTPNIGGAYAAPAITVQLDDVPLTFDAAPRMDKGVTYVPFRTVGEALGINITWNSKTQTIKATNTVKGQTTEVVLTVGSTTATVNGKNVKLPAPPVQREGRVLIPLSSFSNQFGVQVSWNQSTKTVSLVSPQREMHLRAFYALQSFQEKDLITSMNSVAFGWSRIDREGQFTLQGEEYRLPAAAGDITPQSIVADAADQHIQPQLMVYALDGNGELTKMLSDTNLRQKSIDGITSAVTEHGFGGVVLDFEGLGFRLDAAQQQKLLNVYVKQLKSSLPQDTALSLAVPPLNSAYKGYDYKTLASIADDLIIMAYQYNPVGTKSQVPEPNSLVDQAIQLAIQAGVPKSKLLLGISLGSETPSSVDDKLGLAKRYDLKGAAFWRLGLFRSYNTKMEDAVNASVIKE, encoded by the coding sequence ATGTTCATTAAACGTGTTGGAAAAATTGCTGCGGCTACAGTGATAACTCTCTCTGTCCTTGGAAGCACCCCAAATATCGGTGGAGCCTATGCTGCTCCGGCCATTACCGTTCAACTGGACGATGTCCCCTTAACGTTTGATGCAGCTCCACGCATGGATAAGGGTGTCACTTATGTTCCGTTTCGGACGGTTGGAGAGGCTCTTGGTATCAATATAACGTGGAACAGCAAAACGCAGACTATAAAAGCAACGAATACTGTCAAAGGTCAAACCACCGAGGTAGTATTAACGGTAGGCAGCACTACAGCAACCGTAAACGGAAAGAACGTAAAACTTCCTGCGCCACCAGTTCAGCGGGAAGGACGAGTGCTTATTCCGCTCAGTTCATTCAGTAACCAATTCGGTGTACAAGTAAGCTGGAATCAGTCAACCAAGACGGTCTCCCTCGTCTCCCCACAACGCGAGATGCACCTGAGAGCCTTCTATGCATTGCAATCCTTTCAAGAAAAGGATCTCATTACTTCCATGAATTCTGTAGCATTTGGCTGGAGCCGCATTGATCGCGAAGGTCAGTTTACACTCCAGGGGGAAGAGTACCGTCTTCCTGCTGCTGCGGGTGATATTACGCCGCAGTCCATCGTTGCTGACGCAGCAGATCAGCATATCCAACCGCAATTAATGGTATATGCATTGGACGGAAACGGCGAACTGACCAAAATGTTGAGTGACACCAACCTGCGTCAGAAATCGATTGATGGTATAACCTCTGCTGTTACTGAGCACGGTTTTGGCGGAGTGGTTCTGGATTTTGAAGGCCTTGGCTTTCGATTGGATGCGGCTCAGCAACAGAAGTTGCTCAATGTTTATGTGAAACAATTAAAGAGTTCCTTGCCTCAGGATACAGCCTTATCACTAGCAGTCCCGCCTCTAAATAGTGCTTATAAAGGTTATGATTACAAGACACTTGCCTCTATTGCAGATGACCTTATTATTATGGCCTATCAGTATAATCCGGTTGGCACCAAATCTCAGGTACCTGAGCCCAATAGTCTTGTAGATCAGGCGATTCAATTAGCCATACAGGCCGGTGTCCCGAAGAGCAAGCTTCTGCTCGGGATCAGTCTAGGCAGTGAAACGCCCTCCTCTGTAGATGATAAGCTCGGTCTTGCCAAACGTTATGACCTCAAAGGAGCTGCGTTCTGGCGTCTGGGTCTGTTCCGTTCCTACAATACAAAGATGGAAGATGCCGTGAACGCTTCTGTGATCAAAGAATAG
- a CDS encoding sialidase family protein produces the protein MVVVNITGALAGNQFEPSIAVNTLTPNVMCVVAVDTSTGPTLTGFYRSIDGGSTWSTTLLPQPAGYAGAEAPTIDYTFPNTFIVTVHLFNGVNDGTIASYTSFDDGLTWQPPVIVQAGFGTIVHNDEPFIAVDRSPGSPYRGNAYVGYTPLATTSSAIFTQRSVSQGLTWEPPDRQSNPRGIHDRAALTVGFSGEVYAGYIITGPASPSALLRISYDGGITYQPPIERQATFISSVVPAPSPLPVPNYAFRVQTNLSLGADISVGPNSGTVYAVWNDARAGYTNVLLCESPDGLLWSDPISITGAPPGTQNFFPSITVSPFAGTIRVIYYSNRIDGFLLDVFVAESFDGGASFTDRRITTTSFNPNGNSPMPTILIGDYIAAATVSPDNLAAVWMATTPPTGKLDIYFGN, from the coding sequence ATGGTAGTTGTGAATATTACTGGAGCATTAGCAGGCAACCAATTCGAACCTTCCATTGCGGTTAACACGCTGACCCCCAATGTCATGTGCGTGGTCGCCGTAGATACCAGTACCGGACCGACATTGACTGGATTCTATCGTTCCATTGATGGTGGCAGTACATGGTCCACTACTCTACTTCCTCAACCGGCAGGGTATGCAGGAGCAGAGGCACCCACAATAGATTATACGTTTCCCAATACCTTTATCGTTACCGTTCACTTGTTTAACGGAGTTAATGATGGGACAATTGCAAGTTACACCTCATTTGACGATGGACTAACGTGGCAGCCACCGGTTATCGTGCAGGCGGGTTTCGGTACCATTGTTCATAATGATGAGCCTTTCATTGCTGTAGACCGTTCTCCGGGTAGCCCATATCGAGGCAACGCATATGTAGGGTATACACCACTTGCTACGACTTCTTCCGCCATATTTACACAACGGTCGGTCTCGCAGGGGCTAACCTGGGAGCCACCTGACCGACAGTCGAATCCGCGAGGAATTCATGACCGGGCAGCGCTGACTGTTGGATTCTCGGGTGAAGTTTATGCAGGGTATATCATAACGGGGCCTGCCAGTCCCTCTGCGCTTTTGCGTATTTCATACGATGGAGGAATTACTTATCAGCCCCCAATCGAGCGACAGGCAACGTTTATATCATCCGTTGTGCCAGCACCTTCGCCGTTACCTGTACCGAATTACGCTTTTCGGGTACAGACCAATCTAAGTCTAGGAGCAGATATTTCCGTTGGACCTAACAGTGGAACCGTATATGCCGTATGGAATGATGCACGAGCTGGCTATACCAATGTATTACTCTGCGAATCTCCAGATGGTCTCCTGTGGTCAGACCCGATCAGTATTACAGGTGCCCCTCCAGGCACGCAGAATTTCTTTCCTTCCATAACCGTATCACCGTTTGCCGGGACGATCAGGGTTATTTATTACAGCAACCGAATTGACGGGTTCCTTCTGGACGTTTTTGTGGCAGAATCGTTCGATGGCGGGGCGAGCTTCACCGACCGTCGAATTACAACCACATCGTTTAATCCCAATGGTAACTCACCGATGCCTACGATTCTGATCGGAGATTACATAGCGGCAGCTACGGTTAGTCCTGATAATCTGGCAGCCGTCTGGATGGCTACAACACCGCCTACCGGCAAACTAGATATTTATTTTGGAAACTAA
- a CDS encoding GAF domain-containing sensor histidine kinase → MLKTEFIDVLSIVSHKLYDSAANVMDTASRLIPANTFCIAQLDHLSTKVLNVYNRDKLILGEGLVVDNAESYCALVTEHAQGPLVINNNLTHPLTKHMDATEFVGGCSFVGVPIHNENGEIYGSLCSFDQDFYSYQEKDVDLLLSLSSFFTSLLEMETTLQQLKHAEETAAKVLEEKKNLLAVLSHEIRTPMNGVLAMANLLQSTRLSEDQSLYVNVIESSGASLLSMMDQILDYSKAEAGAISLEIKPYSITETVDHVLQLFSSEAQKKGIRLYAEYNINDHLMLMGDQHKVRQILINLVGNALKFTENGEVCISTQVTADTEGTLHASYEIKDTGIGIPQDRQDLLFKSYSQIHGNSGKYGGAGLGLSICKQLAELMGGVVWLKDSSDLGSQFVFNISSTAPTVQANI, encoded by the coding sequence ATGTTAAAAACAGAATTCATTGATGTACTATCCATAGTCTCACATAAATTATATGATTCAGCTGCTAATGTCATGGACACGGCAAGCAGGTTAATTCCTGCAAATACGTTTTGTATCGCTCAGTTGGATCATCTCTCCACCAAAGTTCTGAATGTATATAATCGCGACAAATTAATCCTGGGTGAAGGGCTAGTCGTTGATAACGCCGAGTCATACTGTGCACTCGTGACAGAACATGCCCAAGGCCCGTTGGTAATTAATAATAATCTGACTCATCCGTTAACCAAACATATGGACGCTACAGAATTCGTAGGCGGTTGTTCATTTGTCGGTGTGCCCATACATAATGAGAACGGAGAAATTTACGGCTCCCTTTGCTCATTTGATCAGGATTTCTATTCCTATCAAGAAAAAGACGTGGATCTGCTTCTCTCCTTGTCTTCATTTTTCACAAGCCTTCTGGAGATGGAAACGACGCTGCAACAGTTAAAACATGCGGAAGAAACCGCTGCAAAAGTGCTGGAAGAGAAGAAAAATCTCCTAGCCGTCCTTAGCCACGAAATCCGTACCCCGATGAATGGTGTTCTTGCCATGGCCAATCTGTTGCAATCGACCAGGCTCAGTGAGGATCAATCGTTATATGTTAATGTCATTGAATCAAGTGGCGCCAGCCTTCTGTCGATGATGGATCAAATTCTGGACTATTCCAAAGCAGAAGCTGGTGCGATCTCTCTGGAGATCAAGCCCTATAGTATAACTGAAACTGTTGATCATGTATTACAATTATTCTCTTCTGAAGCACAGAAAAAAGGAATTCGTTTATATGCAGAGTACAATATTAATGATCATTTGATGCTTATGGGCGATCAGCATAAAGTTCGTCAGATTCTCATCAATCTTGTTGGGAATGCGCTTAAATTTACGGAGAATGGTGAAGTATGCATCTCTACTCAGGTAACTGCTGATACCGAAGGTACTCTCCATGCGTCCTACGAAATAAAGGATACAGGCATCGGCATCCCGCAGGATCGCCAGGATCTGTTGTTCAAATCCTACTCACAGATTCATGGTAATTCAGGAAAGTATGGCGGAGCGGGGCTGGGCCTGTCCATCTGTAAACAACTCGCCGAATTAATGGGTGGCGTTGTATGGCTTAAAGATTCCAGTGATTTGGGCAGTCAGTTTGTCTTTAATATTTCCAGCACTGCACCCACCGTCCAAGCGAATATCTGA
- a CDS encoding alpha/beta fold hydrolase, which produces MSLILAVSVPGIGSSSQASAATARTPIVLVHGLTGSDSNFTAIESYLRSQGWTRDELFAIDLPSKQGNQLLNSAAISRFVDDVLQQTGHTKVNIVAHSMGGANSLYYILNRDGASKVDKLITLGGANRLTTSTAPSGIKVTSIYSTSDTIVSPALSRLNGANNISVSLVSHIGLLFNSRVNALIKTALNE; this is translated from the coding sequence ATGAGTTTGATCCTTGCTGTATCGGTACCTGGGATAGGATCCAGTTCACAGGCTTCCGCAGCTACGGCACGTACACCCATTGTATTGGTACATGGACTGACTGGTTCAGATAGCAATTTTACAGCAATTGAGAGTTATTTGCGTAGTCAAGGGTGGACGAGAGATGAACTATTTGCCATTGACCTCCCTAGCAAACAAGGAAACCAACTATTGAACTCCGCAGCAATTAGTCGTTTTGTAGATGATGTACTGCAACAAACAGGTCACACAAAAGTTAACATTGTAGCGCATAGCATGGGCGGAGCGAATAGTCTGTATTACATACTTAACCGTGACGGCGCTTCCAAAGTGGACAAATTAATTACCCTTGGTGGGGCTAATCGATTGACCACATCTACAGCACCTAGTGGGATAAAGGTGACTTCGATCTATTCCACCAGTGACACGATTGTGTCCCCAGCACTTTCGCGGTTGAACGGGGCGAACAACATCTCTGTTTCCCTTGTATCCCATATCGGTCTGCTGTTTAATTCACGGGTAAACGCACTGATCAAAACCGCGTTGAACGAGTAG
- a CDS encoding trypsin-like peptidase domain-containing protein, with amino-acid sequence MMKRTLVIMVTMILGLSCTPFTGYAEEDSFDFNATFQGAIMLSLGSPNAVVDNTDTLIDQTNFNIVPLVKNNRTLLPLRFISESLGAQVAWDSKTSTATIKASGKSIKVTLGSSKMFINGKSFALDAPAQYKEGRVFIPLRAVSEAFAKKVFFDRGIIVVSNTTILNAKRDREIVDYLKFVLAPYSKDPYTGKTLSTEQVARLEQSVVMLESYDKDDNYLGFGSAISIGYGLFLTNYHVIADSSSYMIQTSQDQYYDVQGVIAADENLDLAIVKTSMRTNIPPLHVGLTTKITTGQPVVAIGNPEGLQNTISTGIISGIRNYGSDRLIQTTAPITNGSSGGPLLNMKGEVIGVNTMGIEKGDLNFAIPIDYASRWIKKYTALSFSSIPVLNQDQFRETAVTEQEPTVEQPSTVSQNVHLMGRTVREAIPDSNHSVVYAIDENQSTIFAYRYADNKVLAESTSFSTPPRKLLHANGEIYVIFSNADYSSYRFDEQQGGQIVVLEADTLKIKDQWDTRIDPYEIEVDHSGHVYVNSGSGQWTSIISYDRATKKEISSATIRQGSHMVLHPAEDRIYAVDSDASPRDIEMFRLVDGKFTGNQDSPYHGDYKFSTVIGISPDGKYVLNGAGTVLSATNNSASNMQYVTAIDPFDYVAVHSAHKETFFTGKDRLIKQYDTETLKVTDTLTTKGTILKLFMSDKQLIAITKITLTGNPLPQYAVETVKDF; translated from the coding sequence ATGATGAAACGCACACTTGTTATAATGGTAACCATGATTTTGGGGTTATCATGTACACCTTTTACAGGTTACGCAGAAGAAGATTCGTTTGATTTTAATGCAACATTCCAAGGGGCTATCATGCTCTCGCTTGGCAGCCCAAACGCAGTCGTTGATAATACGGACACATTGATTGACCAAACCAATTTTAATATCGTTCCTCTGGTTAAAAATAACCGGACACTCCTGCCTCTGCGTTTCATAAGCGAGAGTCTGGGAGCACAAGTGGCATGGGATTCGAAAACGTCCACAGCTACAATTAAAGCCTCAGGTAAATCTATCAAAGTAACATTAGGCAGCAGCAAGATGTTCATTAACGGCAAATCTTTTGCATTGGATGCTCCGGCACAATACAAAGAAGGCAGAGTGTTCATCCCGTTAAGGGCTGTAAGCGAAGCGTTTGCTAAAAAGGTGTTTTTTGACCGGGGCATTATCGTCGTAAGTAATACCACTATTCTTAATGCAAAACGGGATAGAGAAATCGTTGATTACTTGAAGTTTGTACTTGCTCCTTATTCGAAAGATCCATATACGGGTAAAACATTGTCCACAGAACAAGTTGCCCGTCTGGAACAGAGTGTAGTCATGCTGGAGTCGTATGACAAGGATGATAATTATCTCGGATTCGGTAGTGCCATATCGATCGGATACGGATTGTTTTTAACCAATTATCACGTCATTGCTGATTCCAGCAGTTATATGATCCAGACGAGTCAGGACCAGTATTATGACGTACAAGGCGTCATTGCAGCGGATGAGAATCTCGATTTGGCAATAGTCAAAACATCCATGCGTACAAATATTCCTCCGCTTCATGTAGGACTGACGACCAAAATTACTACGGGGCAGCCTGTAGTAGCCATAGGTAATCCTGAAGGACTTCAAAACACGATTTCGACAGGGATCATTAGCGGTATTCGAAACTACGGAAGTGACAGGCTGATACAGACTACGGCTCCCATCACCAACGGCAGTTCCGGAGGACCATTGCTTAATATGAAAGGTGAAGTCATTGGGGTAAATACAATGGGTATAGAAAAAGGGGATTTGAACTTTGCTATTCCCATTGATTATGCATCCCGTTGGATCAAGAAATACACGGCATTATCCTTTTCGTCCATTCCTGTGCTTAACCAAGATCAATTCAGGGAAACAGCAGTGACGGAACAAGAACCAACTGTAGAACAGCCATCAACTGTTAGCCAGAATGTTCATCTAATGGGCCGAACAGTACGTGAAGCCATTCCAGATTCGAATCATTCCGTTGTCTATGCAATTGATGAGAACCAATCAACGATTTTTGCTTATCGCTACGCTGACAATAAGGTTCTGGCAGAGTCCACTTCATTCAGTACTCCTCCAAGAAAGCTTCTGCATGCAAATGGTGAGATCTATGTCATATTCAGTAATGCTGATTACAGTTCATACCGCTTTGATGAGCAGCAGGGAGGACAGATCGTTGTACTTGAAGCTGACACGCTTAAAATCAAAGATCAGTGGGATACTCGAATCGATCCATATGAGATTGAGGTAGATCATTCCGGTCACGTCTACGTTAATTCGGGCTCCGGGCAATGGACCTCTATCATTAGTTATGACCGGGCGACAAAGAAGGAGATCTCCAGTGCAACCATACGACAAGGAAGTCACATGGTCCTGCATCCAGCGGAAGATCGGATCTATGCTGTTGACTCCGATGCTTCGCCGAGAGATATTGAGATGTTTCGGTTAGTGGATGGCAAGTTTACTGGTAACCAGGATTCTCCATATCACGGTGATTACAAGTTCTCAACGGTTATTGGCATTTCACCTGATGGAAAGTACGTATTAAACGGAGCCGGTACGGTTTTGTCCGCTACCAATAACTCTGCAAGTAATATGCAATATGTGACTGCAATTGATCCGTTTGACTATGTAGCTGTACATTCAGCGCATAAGGAAACCTTTTTCACAGGAAAAGATCGCTTGATTAAACAGTATGATACTGAAACACTTAAAGTGACGGATACACTAACGACCAAAGGAACAATCCTAAAGCTGTTCATGTCGGATAAACAACTGATTGCAATCACCAAAATAACCTTAACTGGCAATCCTCTGCCGCAATATGCGGTTGAAACGGTTAAAGATTTCTAG
- a CDS encoding AraC family transcriptional regulator, which yields MQSQPNDRIKVHPGFWAGLHQIGIGAEDIARTAQLSLETINKPVVTQSQYYAIWQAYSDLIGETAEGIIKLATGYEISKYPPPVLAMYHARDYHDALNRMVRYKQMCPPESLQLTEAGEECIIELEWLHKEVPGPPLLVGITLVFLLELGRRGTGQPLMAKRVEFSQPMGNVYTLEAYFGCGVDTNSNHNRLTLERKDLSLPFLSYNEELLEILTPALDRSLDEQKSSRSVTEVVKWILKRNLTGKRPDIQTVAKELRMSDRTLQRRLTEENTNFKQLLTEARREQAREYLADPSLDIKEVAFLVGYEDQNSFYRAFRTWEGDTPSNWRVRQ from the coding sequence ATGCAATCTCAACCGAATGATCGAATTAAAGTTCACCCAGGCTTTTGGGCCGGATTACATCAAATAGGGATTGGTGCAGAAGACATCGCTCGCACAGCACAACTATCTCTTGAGACAATAAATAAACCTGTAGTGACTCAATCTCAGTACTATGCAATCTGGCAGGCTTATTCAGATCTCATTGGAGAAACTGCCGAAGGCATCATCAAACTTGCAACCGGATATGAGATATCGAAGTATCCTCCGCCTGTGCTGGCGATGTACCATGCTCGTGATTATCATGATGCGTTAAATCGAATGGTTCGTTACAAGCAAATGTGCCCTCCCGAGAGTTTGCAGCTTACCGAAGCGGGGGAGGAATGTATCATTGAACTCGAATGGTTACATAAGGAGGTACCGGGTCCGCCATTACTGGTCGGTATTACACTGGTATTTCTGCTCGAACTTGGACGGAGGGGCACAGGCCAGCCTTTGATGGCCAAAAGGGTCGAATTCTCCCAACCTATGGGCAACGTATATACCCTTGAGGCTTACTTCGGCTGCGGAGTCGATACGAATTCCAACCATAATCGGCTGACGCTAGAGCGAAAAGATCTGAGTCTTCCATTTCTCTCGTATAACGAGGAGTTACTGGAGATTCTGACCCCGGCTCTGGATCGGTCGCTGGATGAACAGAAGAGCAGTCGTTCCGTTACTGAAGTGGTCAAATGGATCTTGAAACGTAACCTCACAGGAAAACGCCCTGACATCCAGACGGTCGCCAAAGAGCTTCGCATGAGTGATCGTACCTTGCAACGGCGACTGACGGAAGAGAACACAAATTTCAAGCAATTATTAACCGAAGCCAGACGTGAGCAGGCCCGGGAGTACCTGGCAGATCCTTCGCTCGATATCAAAGAAGTAGCATTCCTGGTTGGATATGAAGACCAGAATTCGTTCTATCGTGCGTTCCGGACCTGGGAAGGAGATACACCTTCGAATTGGCGTGTCAGGCAATAA
- a CDS encoding SDR family NAD(P)-dependent oxidoreductase — translation MDMGLKEKTALVTGSTKGIGKAIAMELAREGVHVLINGRNDEEVERTVREIKTTFPDTSPQKATADLVDQAQRQALFEKFPEVDILINSMGIYEIMSYEDVNDEVWEKYFRTNVLAANGLSQFYLPKMMKNNDGRIIFIASEEALMPSGQMPQYCMTKSMLLSLSKSLSKLTAGTQVTINTIMPGPTLSENVREIIDGIYPDETLTFEEKEKEFMKSNLPQSELQRFIKPSEIGRLAAFVCSPYASAFRGSPIRMDGGMIPTIF, via the coding sequence ATGGATATGGGACTAAAAGAGAAAACAGCCTTAGTTACAGGATCAACAAAAGGAATCGGTAAAGCGATTGCCATGGAACTCGCCCGAGAAGGTGTTCATGTGCTGATTAATGGACGCAATGATGAAGAGGTGGAACGAACAGTTCGTGAAATCAAGACCACTTTTCCAGACACCTCTCCGCAAAAGGCAACGGCTGATCTTGTTGATCAGGCGCAACGCCAAGCCTTATTTGAGAAATTTCCTGAAGTTGATATATTAATCAATAGCATGGGCATATATGAAATCATGAGTTATGAAGACGTGAACGATGAAGTGTGGGAAAAATATTTCCGTACCAATGTTCTGGCGGCCAATGGTCTGTCCCAATTTTATTTACCTAAAATGATGAAGAACAATGACGGTCGTATTATTTTCATAGCAAGTGAAGAAGCCCTCATGCCCTCAGGCCAGATGCCTCAGTATTGCATGACCAAGTCAATGCTACTGTCATTATCCAAAAGTTTGTCCAAACTGACAGCAGGCACCCAAGTTACGATCAATACGATCATGCCAGGGCCAACCCTGTCTGAGAATGTGCGTGAGATCATTGATGGCATATACCCAGATGAGACGTTGACTTTCGAGGAAAAAGAGAAGGAATTTATGAAAAGCAATCTGCCTCAGTCTGAATTACAGCGATTCATCAAGCCAAGTGAAATAGGCAGACTCGCCGCTTTTGTATGCAGCCCGTATGCTTCAGCCTTTAGAGGATCTCCGATCCGTATGGACGGGGGTATGATTCCCACCATATTCTAA
- a CDS encoding GNAT family N-acetyltransferase, with protein MIIRKAILNDASGIAKVHVDSWRTTYKGIISDEFLKNLSYEQRTKLWTKNIAKEDNYVVVAENTEGQIIGFADAFKRETNKVTNSGDLTSIYLFEEYQGQGIGRKIFKALFKHFKELGYNRIFVDVLEGNKTRYFYEHFGAELVKTSQIGIGGKMLNELTYEWNNIDDVLENL; from the coding sequence ATGATAATAAGAAAAGCAATATTAAATGATGCATCAGGTATCGCGAAAGTTCATGTTGATAGTTGGAGAACAACTTATAAAGGCATTATCTCAGATGAATTTCTAAAGAATTTATCTTATGAACAACGAACAAAACTGTGGACGAAAAACATTGCAAAAGAAGATAATTATGTTGTTGTTGCAGAAAATACAGAAGGCCAAATCATAGGTTTCGCAGATGCTTTTAAGAGAGAAACCAATAAAGTGACGAATTCGGGGGACTTAACCTCTATTTATCTATTTGAGGAATATCAAGGACAGGGCATAGGAAGGAAGATATTCAAAGCACTGTTCAAACATTTCAAAGAATTGGGCTATAACAGGATATTTGTTGACGTTCTTGAGGGAAATAAAACTCGCTATTTTTATGAACATTTTGGTGCTGAATTAGTCAAAACAAGTCAAATTGGGATCGGTGGAAAAATGTTAAACGAACTGACCTATGAATGGAATAATATTGACGATGTTCTAGAAAATTTATAA